In Dryobates pubescens isolate bDryPub1 chromosome 31, bDryPub1.pri, whole genome shotgun sequence, one DNA window encodes the following:
- the USP39 gene encoding U4/U6.U5 tri-snRNP-associated protein 2 yields MASRGKRDREARAAPRGTGGGSAASSSSSSSRGSSRSRHEGDAERSRGRREGERERGRREAADSGLALPVDPARIKREPGTGSGAWERPVAVSGPVRVKREREPDGDSDPEPEPAVRYGRFDPEDQRSRHCPYLDTINKSVLDFDFEKLCSISLSHINVYACLVCGKYFQGRGLRSHAYIHSVQCSHHVFLNLHTLKFYCLPDNYEIIDSSLEDITYVLKPTFTTQQIANLDKQAKLSRAYDGTTYLPGIVGLNNIKANDYANAVLQALSNVPPLRNYFLEEDNYKSIQRPPGDIMFLLVQRFGELMRKLWNPRNFKAHVSPHEMLQAVVLCSKKNFQITKQGDGVDFLSWFLNALHSALGGTKKKKKTIVTDVFQGSMRIFTKKLPHPDLPAEEKAQLLQNSEYQELMVESTFMYLTLDLPTAPLYKDEKEQLIIPQVPLFSILAKFNGATEKEYKTYKENFLKRFQLTRLPPYLIFCIKRFTKNNFFVEKNPTIVNFPITNVDLREYLAEEAQAAHSNTTYDLIANIVHDGKPAEGSYRIHVLHHGTGKWYELQDLQVTDILPQMITLSEAYIQIWKRREEDETNQQGA; encoded by the exons ATGGCGAGCCGCGGGAAGCGGGACCGGGAGGCGCGGGCGGCCCCGCGGGGCAccggcggcggcagcgccgcctcctcctcctcctcctcgtcgcGGGGCTCCTCGCGCAGCCGCCACGAAGGGGATGCGGAGCGGTCCCGCGGGCGGCGGGAGGGGGAGCGCGAGCGCGggcggcgggaggcggcggACAGCGGCCTGGCGCTGCCGGTGGATCCCGCTCGCATCAAGCGGGAGCCGGGTACCGGGAGCGGGGCCTGGGAGCGTCCCGTCGCTGTAAGCGGCCCGGTGCGGGTCAAGCGTGAACGGGAGCCTGATGGAGACTCCGACCCGGAGCCAGAGCCTGCCG TGCGCTACGGCCGCTTCGACCCCGAGGACCAGCGGAGTCGCCACTGCCCCTACCTggacaccatcaacaa gaGTGTCCTGGACTTCGACTTTGAGAAGCTGTGCTCCATCTCCCTGTCCCACATCAACGTCTACGCCTGCCTGGTCTGCGGCAAGTACTTCCAGG GGCGGGGGCTGCGCTCCCACGCCTACATCCACAGCGTGCAGTGCAGCCACCACGTGTTCCTCAACCTCCACACCCTCAAGTTCTACTGCCTGCCCGACAACTACGAGATCATCGACTCCTCGCTGGAGGACATCACG TATGTCCTCAAGCCTACCTTCACCACGCAGCAGATTGCCAACTTGGACAAGCAGGCCAAGCTGTCCCGTGCCTATGATGGCACCACCTACCTGCCTGGCATCGTGGGGCTCAACAACATCAAAGCCAACGACTATGCCAACGCCGTGCTGCAG GCTCTCTCCAACGTGCCACCTCTGAGGAACTACTTCTTGGAGGAGGACAACTACAAGAGCATCCAGAGGCCGCCTGGGGACatcatgttcctgctggtgcaGCGCTTCGGGGAGCTCATGAGGAAGCTCTGGAACCCCAGGAACTTCAAGGCCCACGTCTCACCCCACgagatgctgcaggctgtggtccTCTGCAGCAAGAAGAACTTCCAGATCACCAAACAAG GGGACGGAGTGGATTTTCTCTCCTGGTTCCTCAACGCGCTGCACTCGGCCCTGGGTGGcaccaagaagaagaagaaga CCATCGTCACCGACGTCTTCCAGGGCTCCATGCGAATCTTCACCAAGAAGCTGCCTCACCCAGACCTG CCGGCCgaggagaaggctcagctgctgcagaacagcGAGTACCAGGAGCTGATGGTGGAGTCCACCTTCATGTACCTCACCCTGGacctgcccactgcccccctcTACAAGGatgagaaggagcagctgatCATCCCCCAGGTGCCCCTCTTCAGCATCCTGGCCAAGTTCAACGGCGCCACCGAGAAGGAGTACAAGACCTACAAGGAGAACTTCCTCAAGAGGTTCCAGCTCACCAGGCTGCCTCCCTACCTCATCTTCTGCATCAAGAGGTTCACCAAGAACAACTTCTTCGTGGAGAAGAACCCAACCATTGTCAACTTCCCCATCAC GAACGTGGACCTGCGGGAGTACCTGGCGGAGGAGGCGCAGGCGGCGCACAGCAACACCACCTACGACCTGATCGCCAACATCGTGCACGACGGCAAGCCGGCCGAGGGCTCCTACCGCATCCACGTCCTGCACCAC GGCACTGGCAAGTGGTACgagctgcaggacctgcaggTGACAGACATCCTGCCCCAGATGATTACCCTCTCCGAGGCCTACATCCAG ATCTGGAAGCGACGAGAGGAGGATGAGACCAACCAGCAAGGGGCCTGA
- the C31H2orf68 gene encoding UPF0561 protein C2orf68 homolog: MEAAVGWRCRPGGRLDMSHGFVRHIRHNQIARDAYERAVRQARGRARGRLTPTPPRPRRPDQQVYRPRPHGATGGSGRDTSPGSPPGDPRGPRLFCLEYEGDDGCVTSVVVHQGDSAEEVTRRVCARSPLEPALRRALCQRVQDELSKRRGTG; the protein is encoded by the exons ATGGAGGCGGCTGTGGGCTGGCGCTGCCGGCCGGGCGGgcggctggacatgagccacgGCTTCGTGCGGCACATCCGGCACAACCAGATCGCCAG GGACGCCTACGAGCGGGCCGTGCGGCAGGCGCGGGGGCGGGCGCGGGGCCGGCTCACGCCcaccccgccccggccccgccgccccgaTCAGCAGGTGTACCGGCCCCGGCCGCACG GTGCCACAGGCGGCTCGGGGCGGGACACCAGCCCCGGGTCCCCCCCCGGCGACCCCCGCGGGCCGAGGCTCTTCTGCCTGGAGTACGAAGGGGACGACGGCTGCGTGACCTCCGTCGTCGTGCACCAG GGGGACAGCGCCGAGGAGGTCACCCGCAGGGTGTGCGCCCGCAGCCCGCTGGAGCCCGCCCTGCGCCGCGCCCTGTGCCAGAGGGTGCAGGATGAGCTCAGCAAGCGCCGGGGCACGGGCTGA
- the LOC128898744 gene encoding vesicle-associated membrane protein 5-like: MPPGKGHAAAGHGTSRRGWPLGPGAGPDGSRGDGDRRSGSGAHRGPIPGTRRAPTPSTMAGLAQCQRQAEEVTELMQKNLARALEREGRLAELDDRAQELRAMGQSFTRSTRALARQQRRAHRRWRLVAFGLAAVLLLILLLVLVLALGLSRPAPAPGTATPATTPGGH; this comes from the exons ATGCCCCCGGGGAAGGGACACGCAGCTGCCGGTCACGGTACCTCCCGCCGGGGGTGGCCGCTGGGGCCCGGGGCGGGACCGGACGGGAGCAGAGGGGACGGCGACAGGCGCTCCGGTAGCGGTGCCCACCGGGGACCGATCCCCGGCACTCGCCGAGCACCGACCCCCAGCACCATG GCGGGGCTGGCGCAGTGCCAGCGCCAGGCAGAGGAGGTGACGGAGCTGATGCAGAAGAACCTGGCACGGGCCCTGGAGAGGGAGGGgcggctggcagagctggacgACCGGGCACAGGAGCTGCGTGCCATG GGCCAGAGCTTCACCCGCAGCACGCGGGCGCTGGCGCGGCAGCAGCGCAGGGCACACCGGCGCTGGCGTTTGGTGGCCTTCGGCCTCGCTGCcgtcctcctcctcatcctcctcctggtgctggtgctggcactggggctgtcccggccagcccctgcccctggcactgccaccccTGCCACAACGCCTGGAGGGCACTGA
- the VAMP8 gene encoding vesicle-associated membrane protein 8 encodes MAGTAGTAGGGRVQELQREVEGVKTIMTQNVERILARGENLEQLHSKSQDLEATSEHFKTTSQKVSRRYWWRNVKLLAALGLAGAILLLLIILLATGAIPT; translated from the exons ATG GCGGGCACGGCGGGCACGGCGGGCGGCGGGCgcgtgcaggagctgcagcgcGAGGTGGAGGGCGTCAAGACCATCATGACCCAGAACGTGGAGAGGATCCTGGCACGGGGAGAgaacctggagcagctccacagcaagAGCCAGGACCTGGAGGCCACG tcgGAGCACTTCAAGACGACGTCGCAGAAGGTCTCTCGCCGCTACTGGTGGCGCAACGTGAAGCTGCTGGCGGCGCTGGGGCTGGCCGgagccatcctcctcctcctcatcatcctcctggccacCGGAGCCATCCCCACATAG
- the GGCX gene encoding vitamin K-dependent gamma-carboxylase, with protein MSAAGAGPVPFRCRLPRPPLTPPRSELPGAAAAGPGGAAGPGVGWGHPAGGARCLLTPGPAAGPARRRRPERGEAAEDQTPPDPSPGTKDPDTGSSLARRLLGFELRDLTRWHRFVRLLHRPVDPAALGAFRAAFGLLMALDVPQERGLGHLDQRYLDGLDVCRFPLLPFLQPLPLDWMYLLYAIMFLGALGIMAGFCYRLSCVAFLVPYWYLLLLDKTSWNNHSYLYGLLAFQLALMGADRYGSLDGLLRPHKRNAHVPLWNYTLLRAQVFIVYFIAGLKKLDADWVGGHSMGSLARHWLFAPFRLVLSEELTSRLVVHGGGLVLDLSAGFLLFFDASRPLALLFVTYFHCMNSQLFSIGMFSYTMLATNGLFCHPSWPRRLCARCPPWLQRLLPSARPPRASPDCHYGGHRGAAASLRPRQHLAAAFTVLYILEQLFLPYSHFITLGYNNWTNGLYGYSWDMMVHSRFHQHVKITYKDGLTGEVGYLKPGVFTQSRRWKDHADMLKQYSACLSLLLPRYNVSSPQLYFDIWVSINDRFQQRLVDPRVDLVRAPWSPWRPTPWVLPLLLELSPWRQRLQELEKQLDRHTDAVFIADFPGLHLENFVSEDLGNTSLKVLRGEVLVELVEQGQNHSLREGQGMQLPAGQYHKVHTVSEQPSCYMYLYVNTTALALERNLTLLEELRDRVRNGTEKEPLPPELRPILGEPVPAGVTADPLALAFLRRQRRLEEQSRRQEAGLGQRLQRFLTKKFYLFRRSALMTLISLRNLALGRPPLAQLAREVAYANQRGQEEEAAAAGLGSAGEAQGGDPEL; from the exons ATGTCCGCTGCCGGTGCCGGTCCCGTCCCGTTCCGCTGCCGGCTCCCGCGGCCGCCTCTGACCCCACCCCGCTCGGAGCTTccgggagcggcggcggcggggccggggggcgcggcggggccgggggtggG CTGGGGGCACCCGGCGGGGGGGGCTCGGTGCCTCCTGACTCCTGGTCCCGCCGCAGGCCCGGCGCGGCGGAGGCGACCGGAGCGGGGGGAGGCGGCGGAGGATCAGACCCCTCCGGACCCCTCTCCCGGCACCAAGGACCCCGATAccggcagcagcctggcccggCGGCTGCTGGGCTTCGAGCTGCGGGACCTGACGCGGTGGCACCGCTTCGTCCGCCTGCTGCACCGGCCCGTGGACCCCGCCGCGCTCGGCGCCTTCCGGGCGGCTTTCG GGCTGCTGATGGCCCTGGACGTGCCCCAGGAGCGGGGCCTGGGGCACCTGGACCAGCGGTACCTGGACGGGCTGGATGTGTGCcgcttccccctgctgcccttcctgcagcccctgcccctcgaCTGGATGTACCTGCTCTATGCCATCATGTTCCTGG GGGCGCTGGGCATCATGGCTGGGTTCTGCTACCGCCTGAGCTGTGTGGCGTTCCTGGTACCCTACTggtacctgctgctgctggacaagaCCTCCTGGAACAACCACTCCTACCTCTATGGGCTGTTGGCATTCCAGCTGGCACTGATGGGCGCCGACCGCTACGG ctccctggacGGCCTCCTGCGGCCCCACAAGCGCAATGCCCACGTCCCGCTCTGGAACTACACCCTGCTGCGTGCCCAG GTCTTCATCGTTTACTTCATCGCGGGGCTGAAGAAGCTGGACGCAGACTGGGTGGGAGGGCACTCGAtgggcagcctggcacggcACTGGCTCTTTGCCCCCTTCAG GCTGGTGCTGTCGGAGGAGCTGACCAGCAGGCTGGTGGTGCACGGGGGGGGGCTGGTGCTCGACCTCTCCGCTGGCTTCCTGCTCTTCTTCGATGCCAGCcggcccctggcactgctcttcGTCACCTACTTCCACTGCATGAACTCGCAGCTCTTCAGCATCG GGATGTTCTCCTACACCATGCTGGCCACCAATGGCCTCTTCTGCCACCCGAGCTGGCCACGGCGGCTCTGTGCCCGCTGCCCGCCCTGGCTGCAGCGGCTGCTGCCCAGCGCCCGCCCGCCCCGCGCCAGCCCCGACTGCCACTACGGAGGGCACCggggggcagctgccagccttcGGCCTCGCCAGCACCTGGCTGCCGCCTTCACCGTCCTCTacatcctggagcagctcttcctgccCTACTCACACTTCATCACCCTG GGCTACAACAACTGGACCAATGGCCTCTATGGCTACTCCTGGGACATGATGGTCCACTCCAGGTTCCACCAGCACGTCAAGATCACCTACAAGGATGGGCTGACAGGGGAGGTTGGCTATCTGAAACCAGGG GTGTTCACGCAGAGCCGGCGCTGGAAGGACCACGCGGATATGCTGAAGCAGTACTCGGCctgcctcagcctgctcctgccccgctACAAcgtcagcagcccccagctctacTTCGACATCTGGGTCTCCATCAACGACCGCTTCCAGCAGAG GCTGGTGGACCCTCGGGTGGACCTGGTGCGAGCCCCCTGGTCCCCCTGGCGCCCCAcgccctgggtgctgcccttgctgctggagctgtccccCTGGCGCCAgcggctgcaggagctggagaagcagctggacAGACACACCGACGCCGTCTTCATCGCCGACTTCCCCG GACTGCACCTGGAGAACTTTGTGAGCGAGGACCTGGGCAACACCAGCCTGAAGGTGCTGCgtggggaggtgctggtggagctggtggagcaggggcagaaccACTCCCTGCGGGAGGGCCAAGGGATGCAG ctgcctgcagggcagtaCCACAAGGTGCACACCGTGTCGGAGCAGCCCTCCTGCTACATGTACCTCTACGTCAACACCACGGCGCTGGCCCTGGAGCGCAACCTGaccctgctggaggagctgagggacagggtcCGGAACGGCACCg agaaggagcctcTGCCCCCCGAGCTGAGGCCCATCCTGGGGGAGCCGGTGCCAGCCGGGGTCACCGCGGACCCCctggccttggccttcctgcgGCGCCAGCGgcggctggaggagcagagccgGCGGCAGGAGGCAGGCCTGGGCCAGCGCCTGCAGCGCTTCCTCACCAAGAAATTCTACCTCTTCCGACGCAG tgccctcatgaCTCTGATCTCGCTGCGGAACCTGGCGCTGGGCCGCCCgccgctggcacagctggcacggGAGGTGGCCTATGCCAACCAGcgtggccaggaggaggaagcagcagcagctgggctggggagcgcTGGGGAAGCCCAAGGGGGTGACCCTGAACTCTAA